The proteins below are encoded in one region of Belonocnema kinseyi isolate 2016_QV_RU_SX_M_011 chromosome 1, B_treatae_v1, whole genome shotgun sequence:
- the LOC117180846 gene encoding uncharacterized protein F54H12.2-like, with the protein MSFLHSHSCECLKSELYPFSIPPTQTSIESSQWVHYKPVSSLTDEWPTEFVVPGHGDEYIDLAHTMLNLRVKLITPPRVAENAEKLDRVGPVNNLLHSLFNQVDVYFNQKVVSPPSNSYAYRAYIETLLNYGPAAKNSHLTTSLWYDDTPGKMDDFDENVGLKARQKYLSAGKSIDLIGHQHCDIFNQDKFLINGMELRLRLVRSKHLFCLMDGTNGCSINIEEASLVVCRAKISPGILLAHAKALSHGTAKYPITHVEVKALSLHPGVHSETLDNVILGRIPKRIIIGFVDNIAFNGNGSKNPFNFQNYKINHLSLYVDGTQIPSKPLQPSFGDKKLYVEAYHTLFSGTGIHFLNEGNNTDRENYPAGNCLFAFDFTPDLSVNCYSH; encoded by the coding sequence atgtcgTTTCTACATTCTCATTCTTGTGAGTGCTTAAAGTCTGAGTTATATCCATTCTCGATACCTCCTACACAAACCTCGATAGAAAGCTCTCAATGGGTACACTATAAACCGGTATCATCCCTTACCGATGAATGGCCTACAGAATTTGTCGTCCCTGGTCATGGTGATGAATACATTGATTTGGCTCACACAATGCTAAATCTTAGGGTGAAATTAATAACACCACCTAGGGTTGCTGAAAATGCCGAAAAATTGGATAGAGTTGGTCCTGTAAACAATCTATTACATTCGTTATTTAATCAAGTGGAtgtctattttaatcaaaaagttgtatctccaCCCAGTAATTCTTATGCTTATCGGGCATACATTGAAACTTTACTTAACTATGGTCCTGCTGCTAAAAATAGTCATCTGACTACCTCTCTTTGGTATGATGACACACCTGGAAAAATGGATGATTTCGATGAAAATGTGGGATTAAAAGCTCGCCAAAAATATTTAAGTGCTGGTAAATCTATTGATCTTATTGGACACCAACACTGTGATATTTTTAACCAGGACAAATTTCTTATCAATGGAATGGAATTGAGGCTACGACTAGTACGCTCAAAACATTTATTCTGTCTTATGGATGGCACAAATGGTTGTAGTATAAATATTGAGGAAGCCTCACTAGTTGTGTGTCGAGCAAAAATTAGTCCCGGTATTCTATTAGCTCATGCAAAAGCTCTATCTCATGGTACTGCAAAATATCCTATTACACATGTCGAGGTAAAAGCTTTGTCTCTACACCCAGGCGTTCACTCTGAAACGCTTGATAATGTTATTCTCGGTCGAAtcccaaaaagaataataattgggtTTGTGGACAATATTGCATTCAACGGAAACGGAagcaaaaatccttttaattttcaaaattataaaattaatcatctttcgCTTTATGTTGATGGTACTCAGATACCTTCTAAACCACTACAGCCATCATTTGGGGATAAGAAGTTGTATGTCGAAGCTTATCACACGTTATTTAGCGGAACTGGTATCCATTTT